Proteins from a single region of Cytophagaceae bacterium:
- a CDS encoding ABC transporter permease yields the protein MSLSFFIAKKYFLSKKKRSFINFISLISMLGIALGLTALIVILSVFNGLEDLNRQIFKAFDPDLKITSISKKDFLPESGLLQKIKAINGVKYLSEVYQDKALARSNDAQMIVVLKGVDTTFENNLEMQKALFEGDMKIFKDGRPTAYVGGGVYTALDLKVNDFLYPLTLLYPKMQPLNVLNPEENINQSTLEVAGAFVLEQQYDNHVIVPLQIVESLTEKEGKRTAIEITLKENIDASGVKKEISGILASNLQIKDRDEQNAPLLKAIKIEKLFIFIALFFIVGIASFNIFYSLSMLVIDKKDDIKTLSSLGATKSLIRAIFLAEGLLVAIVGIVLGLILGLGISYLQQKIGFVKLGMEYALVDAYPVEIRTSDVFLSVIGIFVITVLASVLPATRATKFMINN from the coding sequence ATGTCTTTATCTTTTTTTATAGCAAAAAAATACTTTCTATCTAAGAAAAAGAGAAGCTTCATCAACTTTATTTCTCTCATTTCGATGTTGGGAATTGCACTGGGTTTAACTGCTCTCATTGTGATATTGTCGGTGTTTAATGGTCTGGAAGATCTCAACCGCCAGATTTTCAAAGCTTTTGATCCCGACCTTAAAATTACCTCAATTTCCAAAAAAGATTTTCTGCCCGAAAGTGGACTTTTGCAAAAAATCAAAGCCATAAACGGAGTTAAATATCTGTCCGAAGTATATCAGGATAAAGCGTTAGCACGCAGCAATGACGCCCAAATGATCGTAGTTCTTAAAGGAGTAGATACTACTTTTGAAAACAATCTTGAAATGCAAAAAGCTCTTTTTGAGGGTGATATGAAGATTTTTAAAGACGGCAGACCCACCGCATATGTGGGTGGAGGAGTTTATACAGCCCTTGATTTGAAAGTTAATGATTTTCTGTATCCTTTGACTTTATTATATCCTAAAATGCAGCCACTAAATGTGCTGAATCCTGAAGAAAATATAAACCAATCTACGCTGGAAGTGGCAGGAGCGTTTGTTTTGGAACAACAATATGATAATCATGTAATCGTACCTCTTCAAATTGTGGAGTCGCTCACCGAAAAAGAAGGGAAGAGAACGGCTATTGAAATCACGCTCAAAGAAAATATAGATGCCAGTGGTGTAAAAAAAGAGATTTCCGGAATATTAGCTTCAAATCTGCAAATCAAAGACCGGGATGAGCAAAATGCTCCATTACTCAAGGCCATTAAAATAGAAAAATTGTTTATTTTTATTGCTTTGTTTTTTATTGTGGGAATAGCCTCCTTCAATATTTTTTATTCTTTGAGTATGTTGGTTATAGATAAAAAAGATGATATAAAAACTTTGTCATCTCTTGGAGCCACAAAATCATTGATTAGAGCAATATTCCTTGCCGAAGGTCTATTGGTGGCCATTGTAGGCATAGTATTAGGCTTGATTTTAGGATTGGGCATAAGTTATTTACAACAAAAAATCGGGTTTGTAAAGCTTGGTATGGAATACGCCCTGGTTGATGCTTACCCGGTTGAGATTCGGACGAGTGATGTGTTTTTATCGGTTATTGGCATATTTGTGATAACTGTCCTGGCATCTGTTTTACCTGCAACACGGGCAACTAAATTTATGATTAACAACTAA